The DNA sequence AAAGTCAGTTGTTTCTACAGCGCGAATGGCAATGACATTTTCGTAGCTTCTTTCATCGCCCATAACCCCCACGGTACTGAGCGGCAAAAGTACAGCAAAGCACTGTGAGATAGAACGGTAGAGCCCTGCCTTGCGTATTTCTTCGATAACGATTTTATCTGTATTGCGAAGGATCTCTAAACGGAGTTTTGTTACTTCTCCGATAATCCGGATGGCCAGTCCCGGACCGGGGAAGGGATGACGCCATACCAATTCTTCCGGCAGGCCAAGTTCCTCTCCTATTTTGCGCACTTCGTCCTTAAATAGAAATCGTAGCGGTTCAACCAGCTCAAACCCTAATTCTGCCGGTAAACCACCGACATTGTGATGACTTTTAATGGTTACTGTTGGGCCTCCATGGGCTGGAATACTTTCGATGACATCGGGATAAAGTGTGCCTTGTGCCAGGAATTTCACCCCGGATATCCTTTTTGCCTCTTCCTTAAAAATCTCAATGAATTCATGTCCGATAATCTTCCGTTTTTTTTCCGGATCAATTACCCCTTTTAATTTATCTAAAAATCTCTCCCGTGCATGAATAACATGCAGATCTACGGTGAAATTATCTTTGAATGTTTTAACAACTTCATCTGCCTCATAATCCCTTAAAAGTCCATTATCGACAAAAATGCAGGAGATATGATTTCCGATAGCTTTATGGATAAGCGCTGCCGTTACTGCTGAATCAACCCCGCCCGATAACCCGCATACTACTCTTCCATCACCGACCTGGCTACGGATATCCTGTAAGGATTTTTCGATATATGAATCTATCTTCCAGGTACCGGTACAGCCGCAAATTTCATAAAGAAAATTACGGATAATTTGGCTTCCCTGCGGAGTATGGGTAACTTCAGGATGGAATTGTACACCATAAAATGCCTTCTTCTTGTGTCTCACCCCTGCATAGGGACAATTGTGAGTAAACGCAAGAGATTCAAATTCCATGGGCAATTCAACAACCTGGTCTCCATGACTCATCCACACAATGATATTCTTATCAACTGATTTGAATAGTTTGCTTTGATCGTTAACTACGCATGTCGTTCTTCCATATTCCCGTGAGACGGTAGGTTTTACCGTAGCTTTTAGCATCTGACAGCCCAGTTGCATTCCATAGCAGATGCCTAAGATAGGTATTCCCAACTCAACAATTTTTTCATCACATTGGGGAGCATTCTTCACATATACACTGGCCGGACCACCAGTAAAGATAATACCCTTTGGGCTGATCTTTTTGATTTGTTCTGCGGTAATCTTGTGTGAGACTATCTCACTGAAAACGTTATTCTCCCTTACCCGTCGTGCGATAAGTTGAGCATATTGCGAACCAAAATCGAGGATTAAGACTTTTTCATTATTCTCTTCAATCATGTTATCTTCCTGGATATAATTTTATATGTCATTATTGTAACATACTTAAGCAAAATTGACAAAAAATGGCAATGAAAAATATTCCTTATAAAGTACCAAAAAATAATAAAGAGATTTTTATTGATCCGTCAATAGATAGTATTCCAAATTCAGTCCTGACAAATACGCATAAGATACATACGTATAAGATCAAGATGGCTGGTATTCCATTGAGGGAATTGCGGGATAAAACCCGGGAGGAATTACTATACAAGGCTGCTGGTTATACGAGCATGATTACATCTCTTTTCCATAAGAACCAGGCGAGAACGTTCTCTTCTGTGCAGCATAATAACAAGAGGGATGCCTCATGGCTGGAAGTCCAGGATAAGCTGCATGTCAAAGGACAGGTTTTGGACTATGAATCAATAAAAAATATCCCTATTATACAGACTGGCCATGAGCCTATTTTCTATTATCCGGGAGTATGGATAAAGAACCATCTTGCCTATCATGTAGCTGAAAAAGTTGGTGGTATTAGTGTTAATATGATTGTAGACAATGATGC is a window from the Candidatus Jettenia sp. genome containing:
- the guaA gene encoding glutamine-hydrolyzing GMP synthase produces the protein MIEENNEKVLILDFGSQYAQLIARRVRENNVFSEIVSHKITAEQIKKISPKGIIFTGGPASVYVKNAPQCDEKIVELGIPILGICYGMQLGCQMLKATVKPTVSREYGRTTCVVNDQSKLFKSVDKNIIVWMSHGDQVVELPMEFESLAFTHNCPYAGVRHKKKAFYGVQFHPEVTHTPQGSQIIRNFLYEICGCTGTWKIDSYIEKSLQDIRSQVGDGRVVCGLSGGVDSAVTAALIHKAIGNHISCIFVDNGLLRDYEADEVVKTFKDNFTVDLHVIHARERFLDKLKGVIDPEKKRKIIGHEFIEIFKEEAKRISGVKFLAQGTLYPDVIESIPAHGGPTVTIKSHHNVGGLPAELGFELVEPLRFLFKDEVRKIGEELGLPEELVWRHPFPGPGLAIRIIGEVTKLRLEILRNTDKIVIEEIRKAGLYRSISQCFAVLLPLSTVGVMGDERSYENVIAIRAVETTDFMTADWYRIPHEVLGTISNRVINEIKGVNRVVYDISTKPPSTIEWE